The sequence TCTCCCTGGCCAACGGGTTCCAGGTCTTCGTCGAACCCCAGGTGCTCGGCGCGGGCGCCCGCGGCCAGGTCGACAGCACCTGGTCGCTGAACCAGCTCGTCTTCTCCTACGCCACCGGAGAGTCGAACTACGGTCGCGCCTCGGCGCTTTCGGTACTGCTGCTCATCGTCACGGTGACGGCCGCGGTCATCGTGATCAAGAAGACCCGTTTCTACTCGAAGGATGCGGCATGAGCACGCTGTCCTCCTCGCCTGCGGAGCGAAAAGGAGTGCGGACCGCGCTCGGCTCCTTCGGTCGCAACGCCCTGCTGTCGATGACGGTCCTCTTCTTCGGCGCACCGATCGTCTGGCTGCTGCTCGCGCCCACCAAGACCCGTGACCAGTTGACGGGCGACCAGCCGCTCTCGTTCGGCAGCCTGTCCCACGTGGGGTCCGCCTGGTCGCACGTCTTCGGCTACGACCACGGCATCTTCGGTACCTGGCTGGGCAACTCGGCCCTCATCAGCGTGGCCGCCGTGGCGCTGGCGCTGGTCACGTGCGTCCCCGCCGGATACGGGCTGGCGAAGTTCGCCTTCGTCGGCCGCACCACGATGCTGTTCCTGACCCTGGTCACGATGATCGTGCCCCAGGCGGCGCTGATCCTCCCGCTCTATCTGGAGATGTCGGCGGTCAACCTGACGAACTCGCTGTGGGCGGTGATCCTGCCCCTGTCGTTCTACCCGTTCGGGGTCTACATCGTGTACCTGCACGCGATGGCCTCGGTGCCGAACTCGCTGATCGAGGCCGGCCGGCTCGATGGTGCCTCGGAATGGCGGATATTCTTCCGCATCTACGCGCCCATCGCCCGGCCCGCGATCGCGATGGTCTCGTTCTTCTCGTTCGTCACGGCCTGGAACACGTTCTTCCTGCCGTACATCATGAACACCGACCCGCAGCTCGCCAACGTGCAGACGGGCCTTCAGCTGCTCGTGCGCAACACCAACGCCCTCGGCGGCGCGAATTTCACCGGAATCCCGGTGCGCGAACCCGAGGTCGCGCTCGCGGCCCTGATCTCCATCTCCCCGATCCTGTTGATCTTCGTCTTCGCGCAGCGTTTTCTGGTCGCCGGTCAGAAAGCGGGAGCGGAGAAGGAATGAACACCCCAGAAAGGCTCAACCGCTGTGATAACTGACGTCCGTACCCTGTGCGCCACCCGGCTGCACACGCGAGAAGACCAGTGGGTGACTGATCGTTATCGCAGTGTCAAAGCGGATGCGGCCATCGTCGTGGTGGAGACCGACGCCGGTGTGACCGGGGTCGGGGAGGCCTGTTCCTACGGCAACCCGCGGCAGATCGCCGAATGGGTGCGGTGGTACCGCGGCAGCCTGGTGGGCGCCGACCTCGACGACTTCTCCATCGTGCCCCGCCCCACCGGGACGGCCCTGGAGCACGCGGTGGGCTCGGCACACGACTTCGCCGTGGCCGGGATCGACTGCGCGCTGTGGGACGCCCGCGGCCGCGCGGCCGGAAAGCCGGTGGCGCAGCTCCTCGATCCGGCGGTGTCCACGACCGCGGTCGACGTCTACGCCTCGGGCGGCGTGCGCTACGACTGGCATGACGACCCCCGCACACTCGTCGCCGACGTCCTCGGCTATGTCGAGGCCGGCTACCGGACGGTGAAGTTCCGGCTCGGCACCGCGTGGCACTGGGACCGGGTCACACCTGCCCGCTTCCTCGCGCTGTACGACGAGGTGCGCGACGCCGTCGGCGATCGCGCCGGGCTGGCGGTCGACGCGAACAGCAGGCTGTCCCGCGCCGAAGCCCGGGTGCTCGCGGAGGGCCTGGCGGCACGCGGGACCCTGTGGCTGGAGGAACCCCTCGGCAAGGACGACATCGAGGGCTACGCGGAGTTGACCTCGTCGGTCGACCTGCGGATCAGCGGCGGCGAGTCCTTCACCACCATCGAGCAGTTCCGGCCGTGGATCGAGCGCGGCTGCTTCGACATCGTCCAGCCCGACGCCGGAGTGTGCGGCATCAGCGAGGTCATGCGGGTCGGACGGATCGCCGCCGACGCCGGTATCTCCCTGATCCCGCACTCGTGGCACAACGGCCTGATGCTGATGGCCAATGCCCACGCCGTCGCCGCGCTCCCGAACGCCCCCATGGTCGAGGAGTGCATGGTGCAGGGCCCGTTGAGGTGGGGCATCGTGCAGGGCGGCTCGCGGGTCAAGGACGGCACGGTGTCCGTGGCGGAGTCGCCGGGCCTCGGCGTCGACGTCGTCGACGACATCGAAGAGCGGTACCCGTACGTCGAGGGCCACTACAGCGTGGAGGTGTACCGATGACCGGCTCCTCCGCTCCCGCGGGAGCGATCCAGCCGTCCGGCGTCGGCCCGGACGGAATCCCGGAGTACACGATCCACGGGGCGTGGACCCTGCCGGTCAAGGGCCCCGCCGTCCCGCCGCTGGACCCGGGCCTGGTCGAGGCGTTCCGGACGGTGACCGCCGCCACCGCGTCGGCGAAGCTGCACCAGATGGGGATCACCAAGACCTTCCTGCAGGGCCCCCGGACCAACAAGCCCGGTCGCAGGGTCGTCGGGCGGGCGGTCACCTTGCAGTTCATGCCGATGCGGGAGGACGTCTACACCGACGCCGGCGTCACGCAGGAGTACGTCGAGCGGGCGACCGCGCTGTGGGCGGTCCTCGACTTCATCGAGCCCGGCGATGTGCTGGTCGTCCAGGCGTACGGGTCGCTGCGCAGCGGGGTGGTCGGCGAGATGCTGGCCCGGCACCTCCACAACCGCGGCGGTGTCGGTCTCGTCGCGGACGGGGGCATCCGGGACTCGGAGAAGCTGGACGGACTCGACGTACCGATCTGGTCCCTCGGCCCGACACCTCACTACGCCTCCCAAGGGGAGCTGCTGCCCTGGGGCTACCACGTACCGGTGGCGGTCGGCGGCGCCCTGGTCCTCCCCGGGGACCTCATCGTGGCCGACGACGACGGGGCGGTGGTGGTGCCGGTGGCGAAGGCCGCCGAACTGGCGGCGGACAGCGCCGTCCACGAGGCGTGGGAGGACTTCTCGCGCGAGAAGCTGGCGCTGGGCGGCGCGCTGCGCCGCTACTACCCGCTCGACGACGTCGGCCGCGCCGAGTACGAGGAGTGGGAGGCCGCGGGACGGCCCCCGCTCAGCGCCTGACCATGCTCAGCGCCTGACCACGCTCAACGTCCTTGCCACGACGCCGGAGCGGCGAGCGTCTCGCCCGCCGCTCCGGCGAACTGCTCCGAGCCCACCATGGTCCAGATCAAGGGGAGGAGCTCGTCGGAGCCCTCCCCTTCCTCCAGCAGCGCGGCGATGATCCGGTCCCACTCGGGGTCGATCGGGCCGAGCCCGAGGATGCGCTCCACCATGA comes from Streptomyces sp. NBC_00448 and encodes:
- a CDS encoding ribonuclease activity regulator RraA, whose translation is MTGSSAPAGAIQPSGVGPDGIPEYTIHGAWTLPVKGPAVPPLDPGLVEAFRTVTAATASAKLHQMGITKTFLQGPRTNKPGRRVVGRAVTLQFMPMREDVYTDAGVTQEYVERATALWAVLDFIEPGDVLVVQAYGSLRSGVVGEMLARHLHNRGGVGLVADGGIRDSEKLDGLDVPIWSLGPTPHYASQGELLPWGYHVPVAVGGALVLPGDLIVADDDGAVVVPVAKAAELAADSAVHEAWEDFSREKLALGGALRRYYPLDDVGRAEYEEWEAAGRPPLSA
- a CDS encoding mandelate racemase/muconate lactonizing enzyme family protein, producing the protein MTDRYRSVKADAAIVVVETDAGVTGVGEACSYGNPRQIAEWVRWYRGSLVGADLDDFSIVPRPTGTALEHAVGSAHDFAVAGIDCALWDARGRAAGKPVAQLLDPAVSTTAVDVYASGGVRYDWHDDPRTLVADVLGYVEAGYRTVKFRLGTAWHWDRVTPARFLALYDEVRDAVGDRAGLAVDANSRLSRAEARVLAEGLAARGTLWLEEPLGKDDIEGYAELTSSVDLRISGGESFTTIEQFRPWIERGCFDIVQPDAGVCGISEVMRVGRIAADAGISLIPHSWHNGLMLMANAHAVAALPNAPMVEECMVQGPLRWGIVQGGSRVKDGTVSVAESPGLGVDVVDDIEERYPYVEGHYSVEVYR
- a CDS encoding carbohydrate ABC transporter permease; the protein is MSTLSSSPAERKGVRTALGSFGRNALLSMTVLFFGAPIVWLLLAPTKTRDQLTGDQPLSFGSLSHVGSAWSHVFGYDHGIFGTWLGNSALISVAAVALALVTCVPAGYGLAKFAFVGRTTMLFLTLVTMIVPQAALILPLYLEMSAVNLTNSLWAVILPLSFYPFGVYIVYLHAMASVPNSLIEAGRLDGASEWRIFFRIYAPIARPAIAMVSFFSFVTAWNTFFLPYIMNTDPQLANVQTGLQLLVRNTNALGGANFTGIPVREPEVALAALISISPILLIFVFAQRFLVAGQKAGAEKE